In Thalassococcus sp. S3, the sequence TCACGATCTTATCAGCCCGATCGGGGCGATTACCAACGGACTGGAACTGCTTGATATAGCTGGTGTTTCCTCGGGTCCCGAGATCAGCCTGATCTCGGAAAGCGTCGAAAATGCGGGGGCCCGGATCCGGTTCTTTCGCATTGCCTACGGGGCGGCGGGCGAGCAGAGCATCGCGCGATCCGAGATTGTGGCGCTTTTGAACGACTTGCGCGCGGGATCAAGGGTGAGCGTGCAGTACGGGCCACTGGATGCCCAGCCGCGATCGGATCTGCGTCTGGCCTTTCTGGCCCTGCAATGCTGCGAAACGGCGCTGGCCTATGGCGGGACGGTGCGCATCCTCAAGGAAAACGGGACGTGGTCGATCATCGGCGGAGCGGAGAAGCTGAACGTGGTGCAGGATGTGTGGGATGATCTGACCCGTGCGGAGAAAAGGGCGGAGATCACCCCTGCCCTGGTGCAATTCGCGTTGCTGCCGGAAATCGCGGCGGAAGACGGCCGGACGCTCGACGTGACATACAGCGACACGGAAGTTGCGATCCGCTTTTAGCCGCGGATCGCCCCGTTGCCCGTGACCAGATACTTAAAGCTGGTCAGTTGGACGGCCCCCACGGGGCCACGGGCATGCATCTTGCCTGTCGCGATGCCGATCTCGGCGCCCATCCCGAATTCGCCGCCATCGGCGAACTGGGTGGAGGCATTGTGCATCAGGATGGCGCTGTCGAGCCGCTGGAAAAAGCGGTCCCGCACCGACAGGTCCTCGGTCAGGATGCAGTCGGTATGGTCAGATCCGAAGCGACGGATATGGGCAATGGCCTCATCGACATCGGCCACCGGTTTGGCGGCGATGATCATGTCGAGGTATTCGCGGCCCCAATCCTCATCCGTGGCCTCCACCGTGCCTTCGACCCGGGCCAGCGCGCCCTCGGCCCGAACCTCGACCCCGGCATCTATCAGCGCGCGGATCACGCCTTGGCCGAGGGTGGACACCGCGTCCTGGTGGATCAGAAGGCACTCGGCGGCTCCGCAGATTCCGGTACGCCGGGTCTTGGCATTCAGCACCACCTTGAGCACGGTTTCGGGGTCGGCCGCCTTGTCCACATAGATATGCACGATACCCTCGAGATGGGCGAAAACGGGCACCCGCGCCTCCCGCTGGACAAGACCCACGAGGCCCTTGCCGCCACGGGGAACGATGACATCGACCGTATCGGTCATGGTGAGCAGCTCGGAGACCGCCGCCCGGTCGCGCGTGGGCACAAGCTGGATCGCGTCTTCGGGCAGGTTGGCGGCGCGCAGCCCGTCGACGAGGCAGGCATGGATCGCGCGGGAGGAGTGGAAGCTTTCCGAACCCCCGCGCAGGATTACCGCATTGCCCGCCTTGAGGCAGAGCGCACCGGCATCGGCGGTCACGTTGGGCCGGCTTTCATAGATCACGCCGATCACGCCCAGAGGCGTGCGAACGCGCTGGATGTGGAGACCGTTGGGACGGTCCCATTCCTCCATCACGGCGCCCACGGGATCGGGCTGTTCGGCGATGGCGCGCAGCCCGTCCACGACGCCGCGCAGGCGCGCCTCATCCAGCATCAGGCGGTCCATCATCGCATCCGACAGGCCCTTGTCGCGGCCAAACTCCAGATCCTCGTCATTGGCGGCGATGATCTCGGCCCGGCGCGCCCAGACGGCATCGGCTGCGGAGATCAGGGCGGCGTGTTTCCTTTCGGCGGTGGCGAAGGCCAGCTCGGCGCTGGCGGCCTTGGCCCGCGCGCCGATCTCGGCCATGAGGGCGGGAATGTTGTCCATGTCTTTCATGTCGGACCCCTTATCTGGTGGCCTAAAGTGCCATATCGTCGCGATGGATTAAAGCGGCGCGGCCCGGATAGCCCAGGATACCTTCGATCTCGGCAGAGCGGCGGCCCCGGATGGCAGTGGCCTCCTCGGCGGTGTAGCGGGCAAGCCCCTGCCCCAGCTTGCGCGCATCGGGGCCGAGAATGTCCACCGGATCGCCCCGCCCGAAGACACCGGTGACGGCGGAGACGCCAGCGGGCAGCAGGCTTTTGCCGGAAGTGAGCGCGGTAACGGCGCCCGCATCGACGGTAATGGCACCCTTGGATTTCATCGCAGCAATCCAGCGTTTGCGGGCAGCCTGCGGATCCATCTGGGCGGTGAACCATGTGGCGGGCGCGCCGTTGCTGAGGCCCTTCAGCGGATGCAGGGCCGATCCTTCGGTGATTGCCATCGCACAGCCTGCCGCGATGGCCATTTTGCCCGCCATCAGCTTGGTCTTCATCCCGCCTTTGGACAGTCCCGATCCTGCATCGCCGGCCATCGCCTCGATCTCGGGCGTGATGGCGTCGATCACGTCATAGCGGGTGGCCGACGGGTCCTCGGCGGGATTGGCCGAATAGAAGCCGTCAACGTCCGAGAGCAGGATCAGCCGGTCGGCGCCTACGGTGACGGCGACCTGGGCGGCAAGGCGGTCATTGTCGCCGTAGCGGATCTCATCCGTCGCAATCGTGTCGTTTTCGTTCACGATGGGCACGACGCCGAGCGACAGGAGCGTCTCCAGCGTGGCGCGGGAATTCAGATAGCGGCGGCGGTCGGCGCTGTCCTCCAGTGTGACCAGCACTTGCGCGGTGGTCAGACCGTGGGGGGCCAATGCCTCCTCATAGGCGCGGGCCAGGCGGATCTGGCCAACGGCGGCGGCAGCCTGAGACTGTTCCAAAGCAAGGTCAGGTCCGGACAGGCCCAGAACGCCGCGGCCCAAAGCGATGGAGCCGGAGGAGACGAGGATTACGTCAGCCCTTGCCCCTTTCAACCAGGCGACATCGGCGGCGAGCGACACCAACCAGTCCGAGCGCAGGGCGCCGGTAGCACGGTTCACCAGCAAGGCCGAGCCGATCTTGACGACGATCCGCCGCGCCTCGGTCAGGGACGCCACGGTTCATCCTCCTCGGGGGCCTTGAGGCGCAGGCGATCTTCCTCGATTTCGCTGCGTACGGCGCGGAGGACCTCTGTCAGGCCCTCGCCGCTCACGCCCGACATCATGAGGACGGGGCCGCCAACAGCCTCTTCCAGCGCGGCCCTGGCCTCGGCGCGTTCATCGTCGTCCAAAGCGTCGATCTTGTTCAGCGCGGTGATGCGGGTCTTGTGGGCCAGATCGCCGCCATAGGCTTCCAGTTCGCCGATGATGGTCTGGTAATCCTCGGCCACCGTCTCGGACGTGCCGTCGACCAGATGCAAAAGCACGGCGCAGCGTTCGACATGGCCAAGGAACCGGTCGCCGATGCCACGCCCCTCATGGGCGCCTTCGATGAGACCGGGGATGTCGGCGATGACAAACTCAGCATTGTCCACGCCCACGACACCCAGATTGGGGTGCAAAGTGGTAAAGGGATAATCTGCAATCTTAGGGCGGGCATTAGACGTAGCGGCGAGGAAGGTGGATTTTCCGGCATTGGGCAGACCCAGAAGCCCAGCATCCGCGATGAGTTTGAGGCGCAGCCACAGCGTCCGCTCCACCCCCGGCAGGCCGGGATTGGCGCGGCGGGGTGCCTGGTTGGTGGAGGATTTGAAATGCAGGTTGCCGAAGCCGCCATTGCCCCCGCGCGCGAGTTCCACGCGCTGGCCGACCTCCGTAAGATCGGCAATGATCGTCTCTTCGTCCTCGTCCAGGATCTCGGTGCCCACGGGCACACGCAGCACGATGTCGTCACCGTCCTTGCCGGTGCGCTGCTTGCCCATGCCGGGCTGGCCGTTCTTGGCAAAGAAATGCTGCTGGTAGCGGAAGTCGATCAGCGTGTTCAGCCCATCGACCGCTTCGGCCCAGACCGACCCGCCGGTGCCGCCATCGCCGCCATCGGGCCCGCCATATTCGATATACTTCTCGCGCCGGAAGCTGACACAGCCCCCGCCTCCGCCGCCGGAGCGGATGTAAACCTTGGCCAGATCGAGAAATTTCATGTGCCGGTTCCTTGCGCCTTGCGGCGGCGATACAGCTTAACCGGCGCAGGCTCAAGCCGGGCGCGGGACTTGGCCATGCCCTTGCCCGTCTCTTCGAAGCCGAGTTTCAGGAGCATCGCCGTCGAGGCCGGATTGTCGGTGAAGACCTCCGCCTTGACCTCCTCCATCCCGCCCGAGGCGAAGGCGGCCTCGACAAAGGCGCTGACCGCTTCGGAGGCATAACCGCGCCGGGCCTGGGCGGGGTCGATGAAATAGCCGATGGAGGCATCGTCAAAGAGGCTGAGCATGCCGATGAACGTACCGCGCTCTTTCAGAGCGACGGCCACGCGAAAGGCGGGGCCGCCGTCATAAGCGGCCTGCGCGATAACCTCGGCGGCGTCCTCCACGGGCCAGGGCGAGGAGGCAACGAAGATCATCGGAGCCACACGCGGATCGCCCCCGATCCGGGCAAGCTCGGCCGCATCCTCCTGTCGCAGTGCCCGCAGGATCAGGCGATCAGTTGTCAGATGCGGCCAGTCGGTCATGTCAGGCAAGCTTCTTCAGGTATGTCCAGGTGGGCACGGTCGCGTCGCGCGCCACACTGAAGCTTTCGGCATCGCCCAGATATTCGAACCCGCAATGGGTCAGCACCCGGGCCGAGGCCGGATTGTCCTGAAAGACGCTGCCGAACATGGTCTTGTCGCCCAGCGGATTGGCTTCCACCAGCGCCTGCACCGCGTCGGACGCGAGCCCGGTATTCCAGTAGATCGGCGCCACCCAATAGCCGACCTCCGACTGGTTGCGGTCCATCTTTTGCAGGCTGATCACGCCCATCAGTTCCGACCCGCCGGATTTAGAGCCGTCCATGGCCCAGATGTCTTCCTCCCGCTCTTCGGCCATGGCCCGCGAGACGAACGCCTCTGTCAGACCGGGCGGCAGCGGGTGCGGGATCGAGGTGGTCATGCGTGCGACGCGTTCGTCGCCTGCGTAAAGCTCGATCAAGCCCTGATCGGACCGGCGCAGGGGGCGCAGGTCGAACCTTTCGGTTTCGACGACCGGCTGGTCGGCGATGATAGTGTCGAGTTTCATTGTGTTACCCCTCCTCCGAACAACACGTAGAACACAGACGCGACGGTGAGCCCCGCCAATGTCCACATCAGATATTTTTCCTCAGGTCGTCCTGCAACCGTCGCGGCGATCCGATCGCCGGCGAATGTCCAGATCGGATGGAGCACGATCTGACAGGCCAGCAGGCAGGCCGCAATCACCGCCGTCGCCTCCAGCGGAGGCGTGCCAACGGCGACGAACCCGGTAAAGCCCGCCACGATCATCGCCCAAGCCTTGGGGTTGAGCGGATGCACGATCAGGCCCGCGAAAAAGCCGGGGGCTTTGGCCGCACCGGCATCGGTGTTCAGGCGCAGATTGGCGACCTTCCAGGCGAGCCAGCAGATATAGGCGGCCGAGACCCATTTGAGGGTATCAAAAACCCATGGCGCGCGGTCCGCCAGTTCCATGAGGCCAAAACCCACGGGCCAGATCACAAGTTGCTTGCCCAAGGCCACGCCCGCAACGAAAGGCAAGGCCGCGCGGAAACCATAGCGCGCGCCGGTGGCCATGAGTGCCATGTTGGCGGGACCCGGCGTACCGACTTGGGACGCGGCGAAGACGAGGAAGCTGGCGGCCGCAACGCTCATTGCAGGGCCTCCCACCGGGTGCGGGTCAGTTCCACATGCTGTACCTCGACATCGCGACCCAGGGCACGGGAGGGATTTGTGTCGAGATGCGTGGGCTCGAAGCCGATCTTGGTCAGCACACCTTTGGAGCCTGCGTTTTCGAGCATATAGCTGGCTTGCAAAGTGTCATCGCTCTTTGCGAAATGCGCAGCGACCAGGGCGCGACCGGCCTCGGTCGCATAGCCCCTGCCCCAAAACGGCTGGCCATACCAATAGCCGAATGCCTTGGTGATCGACACGCATCCGACCAATCGGCCTTCGGCAGTGACCCCGAAAACACCGGGATCGCCCATCGGCAAGGTGTCGATGAACATTTGCGCATCCTCTACCGAATAGGGATACGGCACGCGGGAGACCCAGCGCGCAACTTCGAAATTATTCGCGAGAGCCGCGATGTCACCCACATCCTCGGGGCCGAGGCGCCGCAGGACGAGCCGGTCGGTTTCGATGATATCTGTCATTGTGCCGCCTCCCACCCCGCACGGGTCAGGATCATCTTTTGCTGATCGACGGCGTGGCCGAGGCTGCGTGTGAAAGTGGGCTCCACATGGGTGTCGCGAAACCCCAGCTTGGTGAGCACCTTGCAGGACGCTGCGTTGCCCTCCAGATAGCCGGAGACCAGATCTTCACCACCGTTCGCGAAATGGCGATCTACCACGGCGCGACCGGCCTCAGTCGCGAAACCATGGCCCCAGAACGGCTCTCCGAACCAATAGCCGAGGTGATCCTCGGACGAGATGCAGCCGATGAAACGGTTTTCTTGCAGTACGGCGAAATGGTCGGTTCCGTCGTCCTCGACCCGCCCCGTGAATTCAAGGGCGTCGTCCGGGCCATAGGGGAACGGCACGCGGGTCAGCCAGCGCGCGACGTCGAGGTTGTTTAGAAGCACCGCAATCTCCGGCGCATCGACACGGGCGATGCGGCGCAGGGTCAAGCGGGATGTCTCAATACGGTCGGTCATCGGACCGCTCCTGAAAAACAAAGAAAGGGGACCGGCGGTGTCGCCGGTCCCCCTGAATTTCGTCTTAAGCTCTTGGGTAACGGCTTACTCGGCGGCCTCCGCCATTGGCAGGACGGAAATGAAGGTACGGCCCTTCAGACCTTTGTGGAATGTCACCGCACCCTGCACGGTCGCAAAGATCGTGTGGTCCTTGCCCATGCCCACGCCCTGGCCCGGCCAGAACTTGGTGCCGCGCTGACGCACGATGATGTTGCCCGGGATGGCCGCTTGGCCACCAAAGAGTTTCACGCCAAGGCGGCGACCGGCTGAATCGCGACCGTTACGGGAGGAACCACCAGCTTTCTTATGTGCCATTCTCTCTCTCCTTAACCCTTGGCCAGTTCTTTGGCCTGTTCGATCCAGCCTTCACGCTCGATCCGGCCTTTGAACGACAGTTTCTCGTCCATAGCAGCAACGTCCTCATCCGTCCATGCTGCAACCTGCGCGAAGGTGGTGACACCCGCCTCGTGCAGTTTCTTTTCAAGCGCCGGGCCCACGCCCGAAAGCTTTTTCAGATCGTCCGCGCCATCGGTGGCGGCGGGCGCTTCGGCCTTCGCCTCTTTCTTGGGCGCAGCCTTCGCATTGGGCGCGTCGGCCACAGCAGCGACCGAACCTGCACCCACGGCAGCCTTCACGCCGCTTTTGTCGGCGCCGGAAGCCAGTATGTCCGTCACCTTGACCAGCGTCAGCTTCTGACGGTGCCCCTTGGTGCGCTTGGAGCTGTGCTTACGCCGGCGCTTGACGAAATGGATGACCTTTTCGCCCTTGATCTGATCGACGACTTCGGCCTGCACGGCTGCGCCTTCGACGAACGGTGCGCCGACGGTGGGCGTGTCGCCACCCAGCATCAGAACATCGTTGAATTGAACTGTTTCGCCAGCGTCTGCAGCCAGTTTTTCGACCCGGAGCATATCGCCGGACTGAACCTTGTACTGCTTGCCGCCGGTCTTGAGAACCGCAAACATGCGTCTTTCCTTTTTGCTTCCGCGTCCTGTGGTCCCCGTCTCCGGGCGTTCGCGGCCAAAGCCACCTCAGACAGCGCGCCCCGATGGGCGATATCCTATCAATTCCGGCATCCTACCGGGCACCAGAGAGCGCGCTTATCGGGGCATTTCCCCCGCAAGTCAAGGGGCCAAAAGCCTGGTCTCGAAACCCCGGATTTGAGCGGCATTTCGCCGTCGGCGGAAACCCGCCCTCCCGATTTGCGTATAAATCGACGACCTTGCGAGCGAAGTGCGTTTTAGAGGGACGGGAAAGCCATGCCGCTTTACACTTTGCAATGGGTCTACCAACTGGACGACTTCGACACGACCGGCGGAAACATCACCCCTCCCAATGAGCAGAACGCACAGGCGGCAGGGACGCCGCCCTTCAACATCCGTTTGGATCCCGGAGCGCAACCGCTGCAGATCGTCATCGACGACGACGACCCGGATTTCAACGAAGCCCCCACCGACAGCAATCAGGTGCTGGCAAATCCTGTGACGATTGACGGCGTCACCTATCCGGCCGGCTCTCTCGTGACGCTGAACTACGTGCTGACCGACGATAACGGGTTCGAGGGGTTTTCGATCACCATCGGCCAGAACAATACCGGCAACAACACCACGACCGCCTTCATTTCGAACCAGCCCATGGTTCCGGGGCAGCAATACACCTTTACGAGCGAGGGCAATATCGGGCGCAACCCCCGGCCCTATCAGGAATTCATCTGCTTTGCCGCGGGCACGCGTATCCGGGTGCCGGGAGGGACCTGTGCGGTCGAAAACCTGCAAGCCGGTGATCTGGTCACCACGATGGGGCACGGGGCGCAGCCCATCCGCTGGGTGGGCCAGCGGACAGTGCCCGCTTTGGGCTCGGGCGCGCCGGTGACGATTGCGGCGGGCACCCTTGAGGCGCGTCAGGATCTGACCGTGTCGCCCAATCACCGGATCCTGGTTCAGACCGGCGCCACCGAAATGGTGACAGGTGAGCCACGCGTGCTGGTGGCCGCAAAACACCTTGTGAATGGCCGTTCGATCCGGCAGACGCCGCGCGGCTTTGTCACCTACGTGCACATCATGTTCGACGATCACCGCATCGTCTGGGCAAACGGCTGTCCGACCGAGAGCTTCTACGTCGGTGCGCAATCACGCAAGATGCTGTCGGACGATCAGATGGCCGAGATCCTGGACCTCTTTCCCGAGCTTGCGACACGGGATGACCCTTCGCCGGCCATGTCCTATCCCGATGCCGAAGGGCATGAGGGCCGTGCCCTCGCCGCCTATCT encodes:
- the obgE gene encoding GTPase ObgE, whose product is MKFLDLAKVYIRSGGGGGGCVSFRREKYIEYGGPDGGDGGTGGSVWAEAVDGLNTLIDFRYQQHFFAKNGQPGMGKQRTGKDGDDIVLRVPVGTEILDEDEETIIADLTEVGQRVELARGGNGGFGNLHFKSSTNQAPRRANPGLPGVERTLWLRLKLIADAGLLGLPNAGKSTFLAATSNARPKIADYPFTTLHPNLGVVGVDNAEFVIADIPGLIEGAHEGRGIGDRFLGHVERCAVLLHLVDGTSETVAEDYQTIIGELEAYGGDLAHKTRITALNKIDALDDDERAEARAALEEAVGGPVLMMSGVSGEGLTEVLRAVRSEIEEDRLRLKAPEEDEPWRP
- a CDS encoding LysE family translocator, which encodes MSVAAASFLVFAASQVGTPGPANMALMATGARYGFRAALPFVAGVALGKQLVIWPVGFGLMELADRAPWVFDTLKWVSAAYICWLAWKVANLRLNTDAGAAKAPGFFAGLIVHPLNPKAWAMIVAGFTGFVAVGTPPLEATAVIAACLLACQIVLHPIWTFAGDRIAATVAGRPEEKYLMWTLAGLTVASVFYVLFGGGVTQ
- a CDS encoding GNAT family N-acetyltransferase, with protein sequence MTDRIETSRLTLRRIARVDAPEIAVLLNNLDVARWLTRVPFPYGPDDALEFTGRVEDDGTDHFAVLQENRFIGCISSEDHLGYWFGEPFWGHGFATEAGRAVVDRHFANGGEDLVSGYLEGNAASCKVLTKLGFRDTHVEPTFTRSLGHAVDQQKMILTRAGWEAAQ
- a CDS encoding histidine phosphotransferase family protein; protein product: MGQSNVNLAALIGSRICHDLISPIGAITNGLELLDIAGVSSGPEISLISESVENAGARIRFFRIAYGAAGEQSIARSEIVALLNDLRAGSRVSVQYGPLDAQPRSDLRLAFLALQCCETALAYGGTVRILKENGTWSIIGGAEKLNVVQDVWDDLTRAEKRAEITPALVQFALLPEIAAEDGRTLDVTYSDTEVAIRF
- a CDS encoding glutamate-5-semialdehyde dehydrogenase; the protein is MKDMDNIPALMAEIGARAKAASAELAFATAERKHAALISAADAVWARRAEIIAANDEDLEFGRDKGLSDAMMDRLMLDEARLRGVVDGLRAIAEQPDPVGAVMEEWDRPNGLHIQRVRTPLGVIGVIYESRPNVTADAGALCLKAGNAVILRGGSESFHSSRAIHACLVDGLRAANLPEDAIQLVPTRDRAAVSELLTMTDTVDVIVPRGGKGLVGLVQREARVPVFAHLEGIVHIYVDKAADPETVLKVVLNAKTRRTGICGAAECLLIHQDAVSTLGQGVIRALIDAGVEVRAEGALARVEGTVEATDEDWGREYLDMIIAAKPVADVDEAIAHIRRFGSDHTDCILTEDLSVRDRFFQRLDSAILMHNASTQFADGGEFGMGAEIGIATGKMHARGPVGAVQLTSFKYLVTGNGAIRG
- the rpmA gene encoding 50S ribosomal protein L27; translation: MAHKKAGGSSRNGRDSAGRRLGVKLFGGQAAIPGNIIVRQRGTKFWPGQGVGMGKDHTIFATVQGAVTFHKGLKGRTFISVLPMAEAAE
- the proB gene encoding glutamate 5-kinase, with amino-acid sequence MASLTEARRIVVKIGSALLVNRATGALRSDWLVSLAADVAWLKGARADVILVSSGSIALGRGVLGLSGPDLALEQSQAAAAVGQIRLARAYEEALAPHGLTTAQVLVTLEDSADRRRYLNSRATLETLLSLGVVPIVNENDTIATDEIRYGDNDRLAAQVAVTVGADRLILLSDVDGFYSANPAEDPSATRYDVIDAITPEIEAMAGDAGSGLSKGGMKTKLMAGKMAIAAGCAMAITEGSALHPLKGLSNGAPATWFTAQMDPQAARKRWIAAMKSKGAITVDAGAVTALTSGKSLLPAGVSAVTGVFGRGDPVDILGPDARKLGQGLARYTAEEATAIRGRRSAEIEGILGYPGRAALIHRDDMAL
- a CDS encoding GNAT family N-acetyltransferase; the protein is MKLDTIIADQPVVETERFDLRPLRRSDQGLIELYAGDERVARMTTSIPHPLPPGLTEAFVSRAMAEEREEDIWAMDGSKSGGSELMGVISLQKMDRNQSEVGYWVAPIYWNTGLASDAVQALVEANPLGDKTMFGSVFQDNPASARVLTHCGFEYLGDAESFSVARDATVPTWTYLKKLA
- a CDS encoding GNAT family N-acetyltransferase; translation: MTDIIETDRLVLRRLGPEDVGDIAALANNFEVARWVSRVPYPYSVEDAQMFIDTLPMGDPGVFGVTAEGRLVGCVSITKAFGYWYGQPFWGRGYATEAGRALVAAHFAKSDDTLQASYMLENAGSKGVLTKIGFEPTHLDTNPSRALGRDVEVQHVELTRTRWEALQ
- a CDS encoding GNAT family N-acetyltransferase, which codes for MTDWPHLTTDRLILRALRQEDAAELARIGGDPRVAPMIFVASSPWPVEDAAEVIAQAAYDGGPAFRVAVALKERGTFIGMLSLFDDASIGYFIDPAQARRGYASEAVSAFVEAAFASGGMEEVKAEVFTDNPASTAMLLKLGFEETGKGMAKSRARLEPAPVKLYRRRKAQGTGT
- a CDS encoding Hint domain-containing protein, whose translation is MPLYTLQWVYQLDDFDTTGGNITPPNEQNAQAAGTPPFNIRLDPGAQPLQIVIDDDDPDFNEAPTDSNQVLANPVTIDGVTYPAGSLVTLNYVLTDDNGFEGFSITIGQNNTGNNTTTAFISNQPMVPGQQYTFTSEGNIGRNPRPYQEFICFAAGTRIRVPGGTCAVENLQAGDLVTTMGHGAQPIRWVGQRTVPALGSGAPVTIAAGTLEARQDLTVSPNHRILVQTGATEMVTGEPRVLVAAKHLVNGRSIRQTPRGFVTYVHIMFDDHRIVWANGCPTESFYVGAQSRKMLSDDQMAEILDLFPELATRDDPSPAMSYPDAEGHEGRALAAYL
- a CDS encoding 50S ribosomal protein L21, producing MFAVLKTGGKQYKVQSGDMLRVEKLAADAGETVQFNDVLMLGGDTPTVGAPFVEGAAVQAEVVDQIKGEKVIHFVKRRRKHSSKRTKGHRQKLTLVKVTDILASGADKSGVKAAVGAGSVAAVADAPNAKAAPKKEAKAEAPAATDGADDLKKLSGVGPALEKKLHEAGVTTFAQVAAWTDEDVAAMDEKLSFKGRIEREGWIEQAKELAKG